A part of Candidatus Hydrogenedentota bacterium genomic DNA contains:
- a CDS encoding DUF5060 domain-containing protein has product MHRFLLVFACGLFSLSAARAETHFPGADWEHRAPAEVGVNAADLDALAERLGGRGCVIKDGYVVKTWGDQAQLGDWYSSAKPVLSTLLFFAIEEGLVTSVDQPIADFGWQLQPRHQGITFRHLGAMTSGYARPEGPGEAWAYNDFAIQLYQKTLFEKVFKQHGNEAAPAPQHLGVLGFQDGLQFNSKNRLSASVRDFARIVWFWTQKGNWNGRQVLPARYFDEYMRPQTPKDLPQTQHTGTDDDYLGIGSYGGSSDHFSAAGPGVYGFNWWFNDTSRLHPGLLTWPDAPRDTVMSIGARGNSSAFIPNLNAALICAGGDWGELEGGERDAKLNQVLGLFARANGFAPDESSTDERHAKWSPVTVDFHGPSARAADSNPNPFLDYRLQVRFTGPGAIEYDVPGFFAGDGKGGLEGDVWRAMFSPDAVGEWRYRASFRKGANIAVSLDPGDGEATAFDGADGILAVQPQEVSAPGFYRGGRLEYVGGHYFKLRDGPYWLKGGTDSPEDFLAYAGFANTPNPGHTYEKHVADWRQGDPDWDNGSGKGIIGALNYLASMKVNSIYFLPMNIGGDGKNVYPYLSPIDPAGSPRNDNLHFDIAKLRQWAIVFDHAQRNGIMLHFVLNEAEEPNKRELDDATLGIERKLYYRELAARFGHFPALQWNLCEEYNLNHKFPPELVKDFAQYLQDVDPYDHPITVHHAGTVEDAWAPFLGDPRFAVTSFQTRDTAIVEQWRAKSRAAGMPLVIGMDEFFPDKSHPENAARQRREYLWPIYFSGGQLEFILDDLLDTNDFRKYEPLWRYMAYAREFIERYLPFWEMVPADEWLHGASTYQGEYNLVTGQVFAKPGQCYAVYLPSAEQTGTLDLSGAPGELRQRWYNPRTGNFAGTEKPLVGGGPVPLGPPPETPNEDWVVLIAESVPSNTAH; this is encoded by the coding sequence ATGCACCGGTTCCTGCTTGTCTTCGCATGTGGGCTCTTCAGCCTGTCCGCGGCGCGCGCAGAAACACATTTTCCAGGGGCGGACTGGGAACACCGGGCTCCCGCTGAAGTGGGCGTGAACGCCGCGGACCTTGATGCTCTGGCCGAACGCCTCGGCGGCCGGGGATGCGTTATCAAAGACGGCTATGTCGTCAAGACCTGGGGCGACCAGGCCCAGTTGGGCGATTGGTATTCTTCGGCGAAACCCGTGCTGAGCACCCTCCTCTTCTTCGCTATCGAGGAAGGCCTTGTCACGAGCGTGGACCAACCCATCGCGGACTTCGGTTGGCAACTGCAGCCCCGGCACCAAGGCATCACCTTCCGTCATCTCGGCGCCATGACCAGCGGGTACGCGCGCCCCGAGGGCCCCGGCGAAGCATGGGCCTACAACGATTTTGCCATTCAGTTGTACCAGAAGACCCTCTTCGAGAAGGTTTTCAAGCAGCACGGCAACGAGGCCGCCCCAGCTCCCCAGCACCTGGGAGTATTGGGTTTCCAGGACGGCCTGCAGTTCAACAGCAAGAACCGGCTCAGTGCATCCGTACGGGATTTCGCGCGCATCGTCTGGTTCTGGACCCAAAAAGGCAACTGGAACGGACGCCAGGTGTTGCCCGCGCGCTATTTCGACGAATACATGCGGCCCCAGACGCCCAAAGATCTCCCGCAAACCCAGCACACGGGTACTGATGACGATTATCTCGGAATCGGCTCGTACGGCGGCAGCTCAGACCATTTCAGCGCCGCGGGACCCGGCGTATACGGTTTCAATTGGTGGTTCAATGATACCAGCCGCCTGCATCCCGGCTTGTTGACATGGCCTGATGCGCCCCGCGACACCGTCATGTCGATCGGGGCCCGGGGAAATTCATCGGCGTTCATCCCCAACCTGAATGCCGCCTTGATCTGCGCCGGCGGCGACTGGGGCGAACTCGAGGGCGGAGAACGCGATGCCAAACTAAACCAGGTGCTTGGTCTTTTCGCCCGCGCCAACGGGTTCGCGCCGGACGAATCCAGCACAGACGAACGCCACGCGAAGTGGAGTCCCGTCACTGTCGATTTTCACGGACCCAGCGCGCGCGCCGCCGATTCCAATCCGAACCCCTTTCTCGATTACCGGCTGCAAGTGCGGTTCACAGGCCCCGGCGCTATTGAATACGACGTGCCGGGATTCTTCGCGGGAGACGGCAAAGGCGGACTTGAAGGCGATGTCTGGCGCGCGATGTTCTCGCCAGACGCCGTCGGCGAATGGCGTTACCGCGCCTCATTCAGAAAGGGGGCAAACATCGCCGTGAGCCTCGACCCCGGCGACGGGGAAGCGACGGCGTTCGACGGCGCGGACGGCATCCTTGCGGTGCAGCCGCAAGAAGTGTCAGCCCCGGGCTTCTATCGCGGGGGCCGGCTCGAATACGTGGGCGGCCACTACTTCAAGTTGCGCGATGGCCCGTACTGGCTGAAAGGCGGCACCGACAGCCCGGAAGATTTCCTCGCCTATGCCGGATTCGCGAACACGCCCAACCCGGGGCATACGTATGAAAAGCATGTGGCCGACTGGCGCCAGGGCGATCCCGATTGGGACAATGGCAGCGGAAAAGGCATTATCGGCGCGCTCAATTACCTCGCCTCGATGAAAGTCAACAGCATCTACTTCCTTCCGATGAACATCGGTGGCGACGGCAAGAACGTGTACCCCTATCTGAGTCCCATCGACCCCGCCGGAAGCCCACGCAACGACAACCTCCATTTCGACATCGCGAAACTCCGCCAGTGGGCCATCGTGTTCGACCATGCCCAGCGCAACGGCATCATGCTGCATTTCGTCCTCAACGAAGCCGAAGAACCCAACAAGCGCGAGCTGGACGACGCCACGCTCGGCATCGAGCGTAAGCTGTATTACCGCGAACTTGCCGCCCGATTCGGGCATTTCCCCGCGCTGCAATGGAACCTCTGCGAAGAATACAACCTGAACCACAAGTTCCCTCCCGAACTCGTGAAAGACTTCGCCCAGTACCTTCAGGACGTAGACCCCTACGACCACCCCATCACTGTGCACCACGCGGGCACTGTCGAGGACGCGTGGGCCCCTTTCCTGGGCGATCCACGCTTCGCCGTCACGTCATTCCAGACCAGAGACACCGCCATTGTCGAGCAGTGGCGCGCAAAATCCCGGGCCGCCGGAATGCCCCTCGTCATCGGAATGGACGAGTTCTTCCCAGACAAGTCCCATCCCGAGAACGCAGCCCGGCAAAGGCGCGAATACCTATGGCCCATCTACTTTTCCGGTGGGCAATTGGAGTTCATCCTCGACGACCTCCTCGATACCAACGATTTCCGAAAATACGAGCCGCTTTGGCGATACATGGCGTATGCCCGCGAATTCATCGAGCGCTACCTCCCCTTCTGGGAAATGGTCCCCGCTGACGAATGGCTGCACGGCGCCTCAACGTATCAGGGAGAATACAACCTGGTCACAGGACAAGTCTTCGCCAAACCCGGCCAGTGCTACGCCGTGTACCTGCCCTCTGCCGAACAAACAGGAACCCTCGATCTGAGCGGCGCCCCGGGCGAGCTCCGCCAGCGATGGTACAACCCGCGCACCGGCAACTTCGCCGGTACCGAGAAGCCTCTGGTCGGAGGCGGCCCCGTGCCTCTCGGGCCTCCCCCCGAAACACCCAACGAAGACTGGGTCGTGCTGATTGCAGAGTCGGTGCCCTCCAACACAGCTCACTGA
- a CDS encoding recombinase family protein: MNVVLYARVSTTKQAERDLSIPDQIRQMKSYCTQHNHTVAKEYREEGASATDDKRPVFQEMMRDIINGNVVIEAILVLTTSRFFRDATAARIWKHNLRKKGIRVIATSQEVADDPMGDFVEGIFELIDQYESQMNGYHTLRGMKENARRGYFNGSNAPFGYYCNRVEDEKGNLKSRLEVNPSEADTVRKIFSLYTEGSDGRTVGAKQIAQLLNDENVRARGSAKWSKQRVLSIISDSTYIGEYFFNRKDAKTRREKPRDQWIAIEVTPIVESSVFHKAQRIRASHEPSRKPGRTTASPLLLAGLMKCGLCGAAMTLETGKGGGYRYYNCRRFLREGKFACKGQRIPSAEFEKVVLAHLSDVVFSETRVQTIVNEVSQAHAEMRRSMTSARERLKKQLEKIEAKLQRHIDAIEAGAVDLNLVGERIQELHEERENVRRELNNYQTPKAIPGTIQHPDNVRVIQKSLKDLFLARDSGIAKQYVRYLVDEIIVNGTDVHIHGNTTAFLNTLAQKNNVRTGCLPVLTLGHDWLRGQDSNL, encoded by the coding sequence ATGAACGTGGTGCTGTATGCGCGCGTGTCGACTACGAAACAGGCAGAGCGAGACCTCTCAATCCCTGACCAGATTCGGCAGATGAAATCGTACTGCACACAGCATAATCACACAGTCGCAAAGGAATACCGGGAAGAAGGAGCGTCTGCCACGGATGACAAGCGGCCAGTCTTCCAAGAGATGATGAGGGACATCATCAACGGAAACGTCGTCATTGAAGCTATTCTCGTGCTGACTACAAGCCGTTTCTTTCGCGACGCCACAGCTGCCAGAATCTGGAAACATAACCTTCGCAAGAAGGGTATACGCGTTATTGCGACATCCCAAGAGGTTGCGGATGACCCCATGGGGGATTTTGTGGAGGGCATCTTTGAGCTTATAGATCAGTATGAAAGCCAAATGAATGGCTATCACACACTTCGCGGTATGAAGGAGAACGCACGACGCGGATACTTCAATGGCTCAAATGCTCCTTTTGGGTACTACTGTAACCGCGTGGAAGACGAAAAAGGGAATTTGAAAAGCCGTTTGGAGGTGAACCCTTCGGAAGCTGACACTGTAAGAAAGATCTTTTCTCTCTACACTGAGGGTTCCGATGGGAGAACAGTCGGTGCTAAACAGATCGCACAATTGCTCAACGATGAGAATGTTCGCGCCAGAGGAAGTGCGAAATGGTCCAAACAGCGTGTGCTTTCCATAATCAGTGACTCGACCTATATCGGGGAGTATTTCTTTAACCGAAAGGATGCCAAAACACGTCGAGAGAAGCCTCGTGACCAATGGATAGCTATTGAAGTAACGCCCATCGTAGAGTCGTCCGTATTCCATAAAGCTCAGCGAATTAGAGCGTCTCACGAACCTTCGCGAAAACCTGGCAGGACAACCGCAAGCCCGCTGCTCCTTGCAGGACTGATGAAATGCGGACTGTGTGGCGCGGCGATGACACTTGAGACGGGGAAAGGCGGCGGTTATCGCTACTACAACTGCCGCCGATTTCTGCGCGAGGGCAAGTTCGCCTGCAAGGGCCAACGCATTCCATCTGCGGAATTTGAAAAAGTAGTGCTCGCCCATCTATCCGATGTCGTCTTTTCTGAGACAAGGGTACAAACAATAGTTAATGAGGTGAGCCAGGCTCACGCAGAAATGCGCCGAAGCATGACGTCAGCCCGCGAACGCCTGAAGAAGCAACTCGAAAAAATCGAGGCAAAACTCCAACGCCATATTGATGCTATTGAAGCCGGCGCCGTCGATCTGAATCTGGTGGGCGAGCGCATTCAGGAGCTGCACGAAGAACGCGAAAACGTCCGTCGAGAACTCAATAATTATCAGACGCCAAAGGCCATTCCGGGCACAATTCAGCACCCGGACAACGTCCGTGTGATTCAAAAATCTCTCAAGGATTTGTTCCTCGCACGAGACAGCGGAATCGCCAAGCAGTATGTGCGTTATCTTGTTGACGAGATTATAGTTAACGGCACGGACGTGCACATCCACGGGAACACAACTGCCTTCCTGAACACCCTCGCACAAAAAAACAATGTGAGAACCGGATGTTTACCAGTTCTCACATTGGGTCATGACTGGCTCCGCGGACAGGACTCGAACCTGTGA
- a CDS encoding FAD-dependent oxidoreductase: protein MSKRILVGGMSIALVLLASVSGAQERIVLQSARQIPVAYEVDVVVIGGSTGAVAAAVEAAGQGAKVFLAAPQPYLGEDVCGTYRLWLEPGEEPATPLAQSLFEEPLLCTPVRELLPFTYETSLTFDEQHKDTTPPSMLADGKWQNAYNQSVQYNGDVVVTADLGSATAIGKVHILAFQRNADIELQDAAIAISGDGTAWREIGTVVNDKLGQGDFLDSALTLSVPVDATARYVRVTARKTPNVQRLLLAEIAIEPPVDEAALKRGHRLPPAPMQVKRVLDQALLDAGVEFLFGCYPTDVLREPGGELAGIVMANRAGRQAVLAKVVIDATDRGTVARMAGAKFSEYPAGKQPFTRIVVGGEQPAGTPARVELLPSPVQSVQAEGGASPQYDAFAYTLDIDMPDASCASFAAAENTLRDASYAKGQVAASDMPFQVPPDKILGEFSLDSEWPGPGAVDLDVFRPVDIKRLYVLGGCADVPRDAAAKLLRPLAYMDAGTRIGRAAAAGARAKPRPKIVCFGDSITAQHYPGRLETLLGNYDVINAGVGGDTAPRGLARIENDVLAHRPAAVVVMFGTNDSVMPSPGAYKTPLDAYEGALREIVKRCQAAGAQVVVCTLPPIVPEQYHARHPKEYYDPEGGLEAVLTRYRDAAARVAHDTGAALADVNAALVQDAVALFPDGVHPSAEGERRVAALLAETLRNTLGETGPARALAPGAYVPGRPGAPTEPGDVRESLTGVRPFQNGLPTIPAEAAALPVLAEYDVVVIGGGTGGAPAGISAARRGARTLVVEYLHGLGGVSTLGLIGNYYWGHRQGFTAEIDAAMEATGAQRGKSGWYVEGRMEWYRRELRAAGADIWFGCIGCGAVVDGNTVKGAVVATPWGRGVVLADVVIDSTGNADIAVAAGAQSVYTDGSYVAVQGTGMPPRNLGANYTNTDYTITDDGDILDMWQTFVVAKDKYKSAFDLGQLIDTRERRRIVGDFVISPLDLFNGRTYPDSIGYSYSNFDSHGYTVHPLFTLNPPDKTGVGGYTPYRALLPEGYEGMLVTGLGISAHRDAVPILRMQPDIQNQGYAAGAAAAMAAQAGVPLRHIDLKALQHHLVETGCVPENVLTDTDSYPFSEAKVRQAVADVVDDFKGLGVILAQPDEAKPLLRSAYELAANEDDRLVYAHILGMLGDNMGISTLLAAIDSREWDEGWNFKGMGQFGGSVSPLDSLIIAAGATRDKRAVEPILRKLKQLGPDSAFSHHRAAAVALESLKASEAAEAMAALLRMPGMMGHAATDIQDAKTQSQYADPDLSRNLSLRELILARALYRCGDYDGLGERILREYAQDLHGHHARHATAVLNDQAARK from the coding sequence ATGTCAAAGCGTATTCTTGTGGGTGGTATGTCCATTGCTCTCGTTCTTCTGGCGTCGGTCAGCGGGGCGCAGGAGAGAATCGTGCTTCAGTCGGCGCGGCAGATACCCGTAGCCTATGAAGTCGACGTGGTGGTGATTGGCGGGTCGACGGGAGCCGTAGCAGCGGCCGTTGAGGCGGCGGGACAGGGCGCGAAGGTGTTTCTCGCCGCCCCGCAGCCGTACCTGGGCGAAGATGTCTGCGGCACGTACCGGCTGTGGCTGGAGCCGGGCGAGGAACCCGCAACCCCGCTCGCCCAGTCGCTGTTCGAAGAGCCCCTGTTGTGCACGCCCGTCCGCGAGCTGCTCCCGTTCACCTACGAAACCAGCCTGACTTTCGACGAACAGCACAAAGACACCACGCCCCCGAGCATGCTCGCCGACGGAAAATGGCAGAACGCATATAACCAGAGCGTCCAGTACAACGGCGACGTAGTCGTCACGGCCGACCTCGGCAGCGCGACTGCTATAGGCAAGGTCCACATACTGGCGTTTCAGCGCAACGCTGACATTGAACTACAGGATGCTGCCATTGCCATCAGCGGCGACGGCACGGCCTGGCGCGAAATCGGCACGGTCGTGAACGACAAACTGGGCCAGGGCGATTTCCTCGATTCCGCGTTGACGCTGAGCGTGCCGGTCGATGCCACGGCGCGCTACGTGCGGGTGACCGCGCGCAAGACTCCCAACGTCCAACGCCTGCTGTTGGCCGAGATCGCAATCGAGCCGCCGGTGGATGAAGCCGCGCTCAAGCGCGGCCATCGCCTGCCGCCCGCGCCCATGCAAGTGAAACGCGTGCTCGACCAGGCGCTGCTCGACGCCGGGGTCGAGTTCCTGTTCGGCTGTTATCCCACCGATGTCCTGCGCGAACCCGGCGGAGAACTTGCGGGTATCGTTATGGCCAACCGCGCCGGACGCCAGGCCGTGCTCGCCAAGGTCGTCATCGATGCAACCGACCGCGGAACGGTCGCGCGTATGGCAGGCGCGAAATTCTCCGAGTATCCCGCGGGCAAACAGCCGTTCACGCGCATCGTGGTGGGGGGCGAACAGCCTGCCGGCACACCGGCGCGCGTTGAGCTGCTTCCTTCGCCCGTACAGAGCGTGCAGGCGGAGGGCGGCGCGTCCCCGCAGTACGACGCCTTCGCCTATACCCTCGATATCGACATGCCCGATGCGTCGTGTGCCTCGTTCGCCGCTGCCGAGAACACTCTGCGCGACGCATCCTACGCAAAAGGGCAGGTTGCGGCTTCCGACATGCCGTTCCAAGTCCCCCCAGACAAGATACTCGGTGAATTCTCCCTCGACAGCGAGTGGCCGGGTCCCGGGGCTGTCGACCTCGATGTGTTCCGGCCGGTGGACATCAAGCGCCTGTACGTGCTTGGCGGATGCGCCGACGTGCCGCGCGACGCCGCGGCGAAGCTGCTCCGCCCACTCGCTTACATGGACGCCGGGACCCGCATCGGCCGCGCGGCCGCCGCCGGGGCGCGCGCTAAACCCCGGCCCAAAATCGTGTGTTTCGGGGACAGCATTACCGCGCAGCATTATCCCGGCCGCCTCGAAACCCTGCTGGGCAATTACGACGTGATCAACGCCGGCGTTGGGGGCGATACAGCGCCGCGAGGGCTCGCCCGCATCGAGAACGACGTCCTGGCACACCGTCCGGCAGCCGTCGTGGTGATGTTCGGTACCAACGACAGCGTGATGCCCTCGCCCGGCGCGTACAAAACGCCGCTGGACGCCTACGAGGGCGCTCTGCGGGAGATCGTGAAACGCTGCCAGGCCGCCGGGGCGCAGGTTGTCGTCTGTACCCTGCCGCCCATCGTGCCTGAGCAGTACCATGCCCGCCACCCCAAGGAATACTACGACCCGGAGGGCGGACTCGAAGCCGTCTTGACCCGCTATCGCGACGCCGCCGCGCGCGTGGCACACGATACCGGCGCGGCGCTCGCCGACGTGAATGCTGCCCTCGTGCAAGACGCCGTGGCGCTGTTTCCGGACGGCGTGCATCCTTCCGCGGAAGGCGAACGCCGTGTGGCCGCGCTCCTCGCCGAGACCCTCCGCAACACCCTCGGCGAAACCGGCCCTGCGCGCGCGTTGGCTCCAGGAGCCTACGTGCCCGGCAGACCAGGCGCCCCGACCGAACCGGGCGACGTGCGCGAGTCCCTCACCGGCGTGCGTCCTTTCCAGAACGGATTGCCCACGATCCCGGCCGAGGCGGCCGCGTTGCCGGTGCTCGCCGAATACGACGTGGTGGTCATCGGGGGAGGCACGGGCGGCGCGCCGGCGGGCATCTCGGCAGCGCGGCGCGGCGCCAGAACCCTCGTCGTCGAGTACCTCCATGGCCTCGGTGGCGTCAGCACGCTTGGTCTCATTGGAAACTATTACTGGGGCCACCGGCAGGGGTTTACCGCCGAAATCGACGCCGCCATGGAAGCGACCGGCGCACAAAGAGGCAAGTCGGGATGGTACGTCGAGGGCCGCATGGAATGGTACCGGCGCGAGTTGCGCGCCGCGGGCGCTGATATCTGGTTCGGCTGCATCGGCTGCGGAGCGGTGGTTGACGGCAACACCGTCAAAGGAGCCGTCGTGGCCACGCCATGGGGACGCGGGGTGGTCCTGGCGGACGTCGTCATCGATTCCACCGGCAACGCCGACATCGCGGTCGCGGCAGGCGCCCAAAGCGTGTACACGGATGGCTCCTACGTCGCCGTGCAGGGCACCGGCATGCCCCCTCGCAATCTGGGCGCCAACTACACCAATACCGATTACACGATCACCGACGACGGCGATATCCTGGACATGTGGCAAACATTCGTCGTCGCGAAAGACAAATATAAGTCCGCCTTCGATCTCGGCCAGTTGATCGACACGCGTGAACGGCGCCGCATCGTCGGCGACTTCGTCATCTCGCCTCTGGACCTCTTCAACGGCCGCACCTATCCGGACAGCATCGGCTATTCGTACAGTAACTTCGACAGCCACGGCTACACGGTGCACCCGCTGTTCACCTTGAATCCTCCAGACAAGACCGGCGTCGGCGGTTACACGCCCTACCGCGCCCTCCTGCCAGAGGGGTATGAGGGCATGCTGGTTACCGGATTGGGCATCAGCGCTCACCGGGACGCCGTCCCGATTCTGCGCATGCAGCCCGACATCCAGAACCAGGGTTACGCGGCGGGCGCGGCCGCGGCCATGGCCGCGCAGGCCGGCGTGCCGTTGCGCCATATCGACCTCAAAGCGCTCCAACACCACCTCGTGGAAACCGGTTGCGTCCCCGAGAATGTGCTTACCGACACCGATTCCTACCCATTCAGCGAGGCAAAGGTGCGGCAGGCCGTCGCGGACGTCGTAGACGATTTCAAGGGACTGGGCGTAATTCTCGCGCAGCCGGACGAGGCTAAGCCGCTGCTCCGCTCCGCATACGAACTGGCGGCCAACGAGGACGACCGTCTCGTCTACGCCCACATCCTGGGCATGCTCGGCGACAACATGGGCATTTCCACTCTGCTCGCGGCCATCGACAGCCGCGAATGGGACGAGGGCTGGAATTTCAAGGGTATGGGCCAATTCGGCGGCAGTGTCAGTCCCCTCGACAGCCTCATCATCGCTGCAGGCGCCACCCGCGACAAACGCGCCGTCGAACCCATACTCCGAAAGCTCAAACAACTCGGTCCCGATAGCGCGTTTTCCCATCACCGGGCGGCCGCCGTCGCTCTTGAATCGCTCAAGGCATCGGAAGCGGCCGAAGCCATGGCCGCGCTCCTGCGCATGCCGGGGATGATGGGACACGCGGCCACGGACATCCAGGACGCCAAAACCCAGTCCCAATATGCCGACCCCGACCTGTCCCGTAATCTGTCCCTGCGCGAACTGATCCTGGCGCGCGCATTGTATCGCTGCGGCGACTACGACGGCTTGGGCGAACGCATCCTGCGCGAGTATGCGCAAGACCTGCACGGCCACCACGCCCGCCACGCGACCGCGGTGCTCAACGACCAAGCCGCGAGGAAATAA
- a CDS encoding DUF669 domain-containing protein: MSENNVFVLPENWNDPDLVDEGEYRVTVTKLAYNDDGDRLVAEFQILDEGPFAGRKLFQTFTPSMPVGKRLLADLFEAAGLTQTTGTIYLDQAKGKTLRVQVRHNHSDKTNRQYANVTAIRSV, from the coding sequence ATGAGCGAAAACAACGTGTTCGTACTGCCTGAGAACTGGAACGACCCGGACCTCGTTGACGAGGGAGAATACCGCGTCACGGTAACGAAACTCGCCTACAACGATGACGGCGACCGGCTCGTAGCAGAATTCCAGATCCTGGACGAAGGGCCCTTCGCGGGGCGAAAGCTGTTCCAGACGTTTACGCCCTCGATGCCCGTCGGAAAACGGCTTCTGGCAGACCTCTTCGAAGCCGCCGGGCTAACCCAGACAACAGGCACCATCTATCTGGACCAGGCCAAGGGCAAGACGCTGCGCGTGCAGGTGCGCCACAACCACAGCGACAAGACCAACCGCCAGTATGCCAACGTTACTGCCATACGCAGCGTGTAG